A single genomic interval of Lysobacter avium harbors:
- a CDS encoding dicarboxylate/amino acid:cation symporter yields the protein MTGTSRVLLALALGALVGLGLAWIDPAIATRVADVVHPFGRLWLNALQMTVVPLVLALVVVGVSTAADAAASGRIARNAILVFIALLALAAVFTAIAAPALLSLLPHDPGLAVALGGGASETAALPAPAGWSQWVTGIVPSNAVEAAASGAMLPLVVFALFFGFALTRIEAPRRALMVEFFQALADAMIMIVRWVLWAAPVGVFALILAVTARAGLSMLSALGIYIALQCLLYLTVTVAMVLVAVVWGGESIRRFAAAIAPAQVVAASTQSSLASLPAMLEVANDRLRYPRQISGLVLPMAVTLFRITSPVQYLSAAAFIAWAYGIDLGVAQLAAGCALAVVISLGSVGLPGQVSYMATNLPVAQAMGLPVAPLGLLLAVDTIPDVFATLGNVTADLAATSIVAKAARGDAIASDAVEP from the coding sequence GTGACCGGCACTTCCCGCGTACTGCTTGCCCTCGCCCTGGGCGCACTGGTCGGCCTTGGCCTGGCCTGGATCGACCCGGCAATCGCGACGCGCGTCGCCGACGTTGTGCATCCTTTCGGCCGGCTGTGGTTGAACGCACTGCAGATGACCGTGGTGCCGCTGGTGCTTGCGCTGGTCGTGGTCGGCGTCAGTACCGCGGCCGATGCCGCCGCGTCGGGGCGGATCGCGCGCAATGCGATACTGGTATTCATCGCATTGCTCGCGCTGGCCGCGGTGTTCACTGCCATCGCCGCACCGGCGCTGCTGTCACTGCTTCCGCACGATCCGGGCCTTGCGGTCGCGCTGGGCGGAGGCGCGAGCGAGACCGCCGCCCTGCCCGCTCCGGCCGGCTGGTCGCAATGGGTGACCGGCATCGTCCCCAGCAACGCCGTGGAGGCCGCTGCGAGTGGCGCGATGCTTCCGCTGGTCGTCTTCGCGCTGTTCTTCGGATTTGCGCTGACGAGGATCGAAGCGCCGCGGCGCGCGCTGATGGTCGAGTTTTTCCAGGCACTGGCCGACGCCATGATCATGATCGTGCGTTGGGTGCTCTGGGCGGCGCCGGTTGGCGTCTTCGCGCTCATCCTGGCCGTTACCGCTCGAGCCGGACTGAGCATGCTCAGCGCACTGGGCATCTACATCGCGCTTCAATGCCTGCTCTATCTGACCGTGACCGTGGCCATGGTGCTGGTGGCGGTCGTCTGGGGCGGCGAGTCGATCCGGCGCTTTGCCGCCGCCATTGCCCCCGCCCAGGTGGTCGCGGCGAGCACCCAGTCGTCATTGGCTTCGCTGCCGGCCATGCTGGAGGTCGCCAACGACCGACTGCGTTACCCGCGGCAGATTTCCGGACTGGTCCTGCCCATGGCGGTGACATTGTTCCGGATCACCAGTCCTGTGCAGTACCTCAGCGCTGCGGCCTTCATTGCCTGGGCCTACGGCATCGACTTGGGCGTTGCCCAGTTGGCCGCCGGTTGCGCCTTGGCGGTGGTGATCAGCCTGGGCTCCGTCGGGCTGCCCGGACAGGTCAGCTATATGGCCACCAACCTTCCGGTCGCCCAGGCGATGGGACTGCCGGTGGCACCGTTGGGACTGTTGCTGGCAGTGGACACGATCCCGGATGTCTTCGCGACACTGGGCAACGTCACCGCTGATCTCGCGGCTACCA
- a CDS encoding MurR/RpiR family transcriptional regulator, which produces MSALLTIRSRRDQMSAIERRIADFVLDNANLLRDYSSQQLANALGVSQSSVVKFCQKLGFKGYPDLKYSVGEDIARADNGDEEPATSAPEHPADAMAAELWRRKSAAEEETRSINPPGTIAAVAAAITRAGEGGKVFLIGLGDDDIRARALALRLSLLGILTVHNFDPAHMAASVSAACEGDVLMVFSEHGKPPPLCYIARSFQERGGSVVSVTRHTSNPLRAYADIALLVSAHDDQVHIQPLLYQAAAQHLMDRVFVRLCEGGRDRQLRENLERLQPMLEP; this is translated from the coding sequence ATGTCGGCCCTGCTGACCATCCGCTCGCGGCGAGACCAGATGTCGGCGATCGAGCGCCGCATTGCCGACTTCGTGCTCGACAACGCCAACCTGCTGCGCGACTACTCTTCGCAGCAGCTCGCCAACGCACTGGGCGTCAGTCAGTCCAGCGTGGTGAAGTTCTGCCAGAAGCTCGGCTTCAAGGGTTACCCCGACCTCAAGTATTCCGTGGGCGAGGACATCGCGCGCGCCGACAACGGCGATGAGGAGCCGGCTACCAGTGCGCCGGAGCATCCCGCCGATGCCATGGCGGCCGAGTTGTGGCGACGCAAATCGGCGGCCGAGGAGGAAACGCGGTCGATCAATCCGCCCGGCACCATCGCAGCCGTCGCGGCAGCCATTACCCGCGCCGGTGAGGGCGGCAAGGTGTTCCTGATCGGTCTTGGCGATGACGACATCCGCGCCCGCGCCCTCGCCTTGCGGCTGTCGTTGCTGGGCATCCTGACCGTGCACAACTTCGATCCCGCCCACATGGCGGCCAGCGTCAGCGCTGCCTGTGAGGGCGACGTGTTGATGGTCTTCTCCGAACACGGAAAGCCGCCCCCGCTGTGCTACATCGCCCGCAGCTTTCAGGAGCGTGGCGGCAGCGTCGTATCCGTCACCCGCCACACTTCCAACCCGCTGCGCGCCTATGCCGATATCGCCCTGCTGGTATCGGCCCACGATGACCAGGTGCATATCCAGCCATTGCTTTACCAGGCTGCAGCACAGCACCTGATGGACCGGGTGTTCGTCCGACTTTGCGAAGGCGGACGCGATCGGCAGTTGCGTGAGAACCTTGAACGCCTGCAACCGATGCTCGAACCTTGA
- a CDS encoding dipeptide epimerase, which yields MKITRIEFGMLRVPLKTPFKTALRTVQQVEDIVVMVHTDSGNIGYGEAPATAVITGDTHGSIVDAIRHYISPRLIGEEIADLNRITRLIQTAMEKNSSAKAAVEIAIYDLFGQLYGAPLYKMLGGGDPLVTTDITISVDTIDKMVADSISAVDRGFDSLKIKVGKDIGVDIERVKAIYAAVENRALLRLDANQGWSAKEAVYAIRGLEDAGVRLELVEQPVRARDLEGMRYVTERVHTPIMADESVFGPMEVIKLIHMRAADIINIKLMKTGGISNAVRIADIAAMHQVECMIGCMLETSISVAAAVHLAVAKSDVITKVDLDGPSLCAYNPVEGGVIFNESEISITDAPGLGIREIRGLEPISNCNAAA from the coding sequence ATGAAGATCACCCGAATTGAATTCGGCATGCTCCGCGTGCCGCTGAAAACCCCGTTCAAGACCGCCCTGCGGACGGTCCAGCAGGTCGAGGACATCGTCGTCATGGTCCACACCGACAGCGGCAACATCGGCTACGGCGAGGCGCCCGCGACGGCGGTGATTACCGGCGACACGCACGGCTCCATCGTCGACGCGATCCGCCACTACATCTCGCCGCGGCTGATCGGTGAGGAGATCGCCGACCTCAACCGCATCACCCGCTTGATCCAGACCGCGATGGAGAAGAATTCCAGCGCCAAGGCCGCCGTCGAGATCGCCATCTACGACCTGTTCGGGCAGCTCTATGGTGCGCCGCTGTACAAGATGCTCGGCGGCGGCGATCCACTCGTCACCACCGACATCACCATCAGCGTGGACACCATCGACAAGATGGTCGCCGACTCGATCAGCGCCGTCGACCGCGGTTTTGACTCGCTGAAGATCAAGGTCGGCAAGGACATCGGCGTCGACATTGAGCGGGTCAAGGCCATCTACGCGGCGGTGGAGAACCGCGCCCTGCTGCGCCTGGATGCCAACCAGGGGTGGAGTGCCAAGGAGGCGGTGTACGCCATCCGCGGCCTGGAGGATGCCGGCGTCCGGCTGGAACTGGTGGAGCAGCCGGTCCGCGCCCGCGACCTGGAAGGCATGCGCTACGTGACCGAGCGCGTGCACACCCCGATCATGGCCGATGAAAGCGTGTTCGGCCCGATGGAGGTGATCAAGCTCATCCACATGCGCGCGGCGGACATCATCAACATCAAGCTGATGAAGACCGGCGGCATCTCCAACGCAGTGCGTATCGCCGACATCGCCGCCATGCACCAGGTCGAGTGCATGATCGGCTGCATGCTGGAGACGAGCATCAGCGTTGCCGCCGCCGTCCACCTGGCGGTGGCCAAGTCCGACGTGATCACCAAGGTCGACCTGGACGGCCCTTCGCTGTGTGCCTACAACCCGGTGGAAGGCGGAGTGATCTTCAACGAGTCGGAGATATCGATCACGGATGCACCCGGGCTGGGCATCCGTGAGATCCGCGGTCTGGAGCCGATCAGCAACTGCAACGCAGCCGCCTGA